The nucleotide sequence AATCGTCTATTATGGCCAACATTTATTTTAATCGAGCTTTGTCGTTGGCGGAGCCCGGAGCACTTCCGGGCTCTTTTTAACCTTGGCCCGGGAATCAGGAATAAGGAAGCGCCGCGGGTCAAGGTTCCTGTCTTTTGCCGTAATCCGGCTTTTTAATCCCGGCTTCGGAAAAAGGAGAACAAAGAGAAAAGTAAAGAAGGAAACCAAACCGGGGAAGGCTAAGAAAAGAACCGGTAGGCAAGAAAGGAAAAAGGGGCTATTGTTCATGACGGAACATTACTTTACAGTGGAACCCGGATCGGCCCATCAACCGCGGGAGATTACGGTCACCCTCCGGGGTAATGCGCTCCGCCTCAAGACCGATGCCGGTGTCTTCTCCCGCGACCGGCTGGATTTGGGGACGAAAATCCTGGTGGAAAGTCTTGACCTCGCGGGCGTGCGGGCCCCTCTGGATTTGGGCTGCGGCTACGGTCCCATCGGGCTGACCATGGCCCGGGAGCTCCCGGCAGTTCAGGTTTACATGAGCGACTTGAACCGGCGGGCGACGGAGTTGGCCAATGAAAATGCGGCCCTCAACGGGATTACGAATGTCCTCATCAGGCAGGGTGACGGTTTTGAACCGTGGCGGGATCTTTATGCGACCGGTTTCCGCTTTGATCTGGTGGCGATCAACCCCCCGCTCCGGGCCGGGAAAGAAACGGTGCTGCGGCTTTTTACAGAGGCCCGGGACTTTCTGGCGCCGGCGGGACAGTTGTGGGCGGTGATCCGGACCAGCCAGGGGGCCAAAACATACCTGCGCGAGCTGCAAAGGATCTTTCCGGCGGCGGAGACGGCGGCGATCAAAAGCGGGTACCGCGTACTGCGCGCGCGAATGGGATAGGCCAACGGCCCAAATCAAATTGCGCCCTTGACGGAAAGCGGCCAATGACGTATACTTATATATGCTGTAACGGGGTGTAGCGCAGCTTGGCAGCGCGTCTGCTTTGGGAGCAGAAGGCCCAGGGTTCAAATCCCTGCACCCCGACCAGTCATAAAAAGAATCCTCTTGACAGGGGTTTTGCTGATCAATTATAATTAATTGTTGTTAAAACGTGCGGGAATAGCTCAGGTGGTAGAGCGTCAGCCTTCCAAGCTGAATGCCGCGGGTTCGAGTCCCGTTTCCCGCTCCAGACAAGAAAAATAGACTTTACTTATTGTAGTAAAGTCTTTTTTTTATTATTTGGCGAAGGTACGGGCGACCGGCGGGGGGAGGGAGGCGGAAGTTGACAATTAGTTACTCCATCGCCGGAAGCTTCTTGTTACTATAAATTGACAAACGTGAGGAGAAAAGCTTATAATGTACTAAGGTTGTCCAAAAGAGGAAGGAGGAGCGTCAGTGGGTGAAACGTTGGTCGTAACGCTTTTGGTGGTCCTTTTTTTTGGCTTTTTTACCTTGATCAGCAACAAGGCCGAAAAAGAAGTAGATCGTTACTATGAGGAGAAAAGGAAAGCCGGGACAAGATCCCGTTAAGATGCGGTGAATAAATTAATTATTTTTTAGGAAGGAAAAGGAGGAGTTCCAGTGCGACGGGACTTACGGCGGAAGACATGGTTCATTCTGATCCTGGTTGTTGCGGTTGGGGTCTATGCCATTCTTCCTATCTTTAGCCCGACTTTAAAACAGTTGTTTTTCCGGGGAAACGACCCGATCCGCCGTGGTTTGGACCTGAAGGGGGGCATGGAAATTATTTTGGCCCCCGATTACCGGGTGGAGGAACGGGTGTTAGCCGAGGTTGAAAAATATGCCAAGAAAGCCGTTGCTGGTTTGGGTGTCGGTGAACCGGCCGTCAGCTTGTTAGGAATGGCCAATGACAATAACCGTTACGAAGGACTGGCGCTAAAGTTTGCTTCGGCGGCGGAAGCCCAGAAGGTCCTGGCCGCCGGGGTGATTAAGACCAATCTGACCTGGCGTTCGGGGATTGAAGAGAAAAAGTTAAAGCTCAACGTCG is from Capillibacterium thermochitinicola and encodes:
- a CDS encoding class I SAM-dependent methyltransferase, which encodes MTEHYFTVEPGSAHQPREITVTLRGNALRLKTDAGVFSRDRLDLGTKILVESLDLAGVRAPLDLGCGYGPIGLTMARELPAVQVYMSDLNRRATELANENAALNGITNVLIRQGDGFEPWRDLYATGFRFDLVAINPPLRAGKETVLRLFTEARDFLAPAGQLWAVIRTSQGAKTYLRELQRIFPAAETAAIKSGYRVLRARMG